One Ruegeria sp. YS9 DNA segment encodes these proteins:
- a CDS encoding glycosyltransferase family 2 protein, giving the protein MNKVAEPMETNSTTPEELIASETAGMSLSVVIPAYNEENAVRHTVEDVRTHLEPLGIPYEIIVVDDASQDNTRAEAEASGATVTFNDVNSGYGASLKRGVRMAQHEYVAILDADSTYPARYLPGMLAMCRDQDMVVGDRGAAMKNVPLLRRPAKKFLFAFASFLAERKINDLNSGLRVFRKAELIPFLPLLPQNFSFTTTITLCMTSNGKRMIYTPIEYGKRVGKSKIRPIDFINFIILILRISTLFNPLRVFIPMGLVFFALGTVKFIVDLTYLNLSGTTVFAFLAAIMIWSLGLIADMISRLHLRP; this is encoded by the coding sequence ATGAACAAAGTCGCAGAGCCGATGGAGACGAACAGCACCACACCCGAAGAGCTGATCGCATCGGAAACCGCCGGTATGAGCCTGAGCGTGGTCATTCCCGCCTATAACGAGGAAAACGCCGTCCGCCACACGGTCGAGGACGTGCGCACCCATCTCGAACCGCTGGGCATTCCCTACGAGATCATCGTGGTGGACGATGCCAGCCAGGACAACACCCGCGCCGAGGCCGAGGCCAGCGGCGCGACCGTTACCTTCAACGATGTCAATTCCGGCTATGGCGCCAGCCTCAAGCGCGGGGTGCGGATGGCGCAGCATGAATATGTGGCCATTCTGGATGCCGACAGCACATACCCTGCGCGCTATCTGCCCGGAATGCTGGCCATGTGCCGCGATCAGGACATGGTCGTGGGCGACCGGGGCGCGGCGATGAAAAACGTGCCGCTGCTGCGCCGTCCGGCCAAGAAATTCCTGTTCGCCTTTGCCTCGTTCCTGGCCGAACGCAAGATCAATGACCTCAATTCCGGCCTGCGGGTGTTTCGCAAAGCCGAGCTGATCCCTTTCCTGCCGCTCTTGCCGCAGAATTTTTCCTTCACCACCACGATCACGCTGTGCATGACCTCGAACGGCAAGCGGATGATCTATACGCCGATCGAATACGGTAAGCGGGTGGGCAAATCGAAGATCCGGCCGATCGACTTCATCAATTTTATTATCCTGATCTTGCGGATCAGCACATTGTTCAATCCGCTGCGGGTTTTCATTCCTATGGGGCTGGTGTTTTTTGCTCTGGGGACTGTGAAGTTCATTGTCGACCTCACCTACCTGAACCTCAGCGGAACCACGGTGTTCGCGTTCCTTGCTGCGATCATGATCTGGTCATTGGGATTGATCGCAGACATGATCTCACGGCTGCATCTCAGACCCTGA
- a CDS encoding NAD(P)/FAD-dependent oxidoreductase, whose product MTDVSPSDGGTERPHIIILGAGPAGLAAAHALTGQAKVTVIERAPSAGGNSASFPIEGVICDYGSHRFHPAAEPEVLADVKALLGEDLLLRPRHGRIRLGGKWIHFPLKLTDALMRLPKPFAASLIGDMVLKPFRKKSTGPETFSTVLYDGLGPTISDNFYFPYVRKLWGLDPDKLAVKLAERRVGSGSVGKILMKMLRLLPGLRSETAGRFFYPRKGFGQISDAMRNSAEANGATFLFNTEITAIERDGNRITGLTIRDEEGERHLTGDLILSTIPLTGLTRLIGDAPAEVVEAARAIRFRGMILLYLVLETDQFTEFDAHYFPELSIPISRMSEPKNYNASGEPKGVTVLCAELPCDPDEKWWSMSDEELGQEFTKWLGQLGLPVTVPVRRCETRRLSHAYPVYDVGYEDRFDTVDQWLSDLDGLLVFGRQGLFAHDNTHHAFAMAYGAADCIDDKGNVDRAKWNRYREVFATHVVED is encoded by the coding sequence GTGACGGATGTCTCCCCTTCAGATGGCGGCACTGAAAGACCCCATATCATTATCCTCGGTGCCGGACCTGCCGGTCTGGCCGCAGCCCATGCCCTGACCGGGCAGGCGAAGGTGACCGTGATCGAACGCGCGCCCAGTGCCGGGGGCAATTCGGCCTCATTCCCGATTGAGGGCGTGATCTGCGATTACGGCTCGCACCGGTTTCATCCGGCGGCCGAGCCCGAGGTTCTGGCCGATGTGAAAGCGCTGCTGGGTGAAGATCTGCTGCTGCGCCCACGCCACGGGCGCATCCGGCTGGGCGGCAAATGGATTCACTTTCCACTGAAACTGACCGACGCGCTGATGCGCCTGCCCAAACCCTTTGCCGCGTCGCTGATCGGCGACATGGTGCTGAAACCCTTCCGCAAGAAAAGCACGGGCCCCGAGACATTCTCGACCGTGCTGTATGACGGGCTGGGCCCGACGATTTCGGACAATTTCTATTTCCCATACGTGCGCAAACTGTGGGGGCTGGATCCGGACAAGCTGGCGGTGAAACTGGCCGAACGTCGGGTGGGCAGCGGCTCGGTCGGCAAGATCCTGATGAAGATGCTGCGCCTGCTGCCGGGGTTGCGCAGCGAAACGGCGGGCCGGTTCTTTTATCCGCGCAAGGGGTTCGGGCAGATCTCGGACGCGATGCGCAACAGTGCCGAGGCCAATGGCGCCACCTTCCTGTTCAACACCGAAATCACCGCCATCGAGCGGGATGGCAATCGCATCACCGGGTTGACGATCCGCGACGAAGAAGGCGAGCGGCACCTGACCGGCGATCTGATCCTGTCGACCATCCCGCTGACCGGGCTGACGCGCCTGATCGGCGATGCTCCGGCCGAGGTGGTCGAAGCCGCCCGCGCCATCCGCTTCCGGGGCATGATCCTGCTGTATCTGGTGCTTGAGACCGACCAGTTCACCGAGTTCGATGCCCATTACTTCCCGGAACTGTCGATCCCGATCAGCCGCATGTCGGAGCCCAAGAACTATAACGCCAGTGGCGAGCCGAAGGGCGTCACCGTGCTGTGCGCCGAACTGCCCTGCGACCCGGATGAGAAATGGTGGTCCATGTCCGACGAGGAACTGGGGCAGGAATTCACCAAATGGCTGGGCCAGCTGGGCCTGCCGGTCACGGTACCGGTGCGCCGCTGCGAAACCCGCCGGCTGAGCCATGCCTATCCGGTTTACGATGTGGGCTATGAAGACCGGTTCGATACGGTTGATCAATGGCTCTCGGATCTGGACGGATTGCTCGTATTTGGACGGCAAGGCCTGTTCGCCCACGACAATACGCACCACGCCTTTGCCATGGCCTATGGTGCGGCGGATTGCATCGACGACAAGGGCAATGTCGACCGCGCGAAATGGAACCGGTATCGCGAGGTCTTTGCCACCCATGTGGTGGAAGACTGA